In Bombus huntii isolate Logan2020A chromosome 9, iyBomHunt1.1, whole genome shotgun sequence, a single window of DNA contains:
- the LOC126869819 gene encoding uncharacterized protein LOC126869819, whose translation MRTKTHINDAQPKTVDEHFQLILHDREIIDHDFVKVTPDDLPEWFDEKLFKIGQEYYNGNLLGFGAALASGLTVILAVPDILEVLLFTRQNATINSSYKRFSQTLLLMYALFHSDMLDPNSKWFSALNVIRQKHAKVSKKRVKQNLHGIYQKDMAITQFGFLGYVFVCPEKIGLAYATEEQKIGFNHFWQVTGHLLGVSDRINICRRTVEETIELCKRIQNEILVKHLENPRPEFLRMMTNITHGLWYVDLSVNEDAFLALAYNLTGIKYIKPIGWYSYLNQKTRELILQSCNIPFIGWVIRQIFNLILAVSYWILEYHPLIPMLAFGRNNAQLCLYSKN comes from the exons ATGAGGACTAAGACACACATCAACGacg CTCAACCGAAAACAGTGGATGAGCATTTTCAACTGATCTTGCACGATAGGGAAATTATTGATCATGACTTCGTAAAAGTGACACCGGATGATCTACCTGAGTGGTTCGATGAAAAGTTATTCAAAAT agGCCAGGAATATTATAACGGAAATTTACTAGGATTTGGAGCTGCACTTGCGTCAGGCCTGACAGTGATATTAGCCGTTCCAGATATACTCGAG gTCCTTCTTTTCACCAGGCAAAATGCCACGATCAACTCGTCTTACAAGCGATTCTCCCAAACGCTGTTACTCATGTATGCGCTCTTTCACTCGGACATGCTCGACCCAAATTCGAA ATGGTTCAGTGCGTTgaacgtaattcgacaaaaacaCGCGAAGGTCAGTAAAAAGCGTGTTAAGCAGAATCTCCATGGGATATACCAGAAGGACATGGCGATCACGCAATTCGGTTTCTTAGGGTACGTCTTTGTGTGTCCCGAGAAAATTGGACTGGCGTACGCTACTGAGGAGCAGAAGATAGGTTTTAATCATTTTTGGCAAGTGACGGGTCACCTATTGGGTGTAAGCGACAG gataaatatttgtagaagAACGGTGGAGGAAACGATAGAACTATGTAAAAGAATCCAAAATGAAATATTGGTAAAACATTTAGAAAATCCGCGTCCAGAATTTTTACGGATGATGACAAATATAACGCATGGATTGTGGTATGTCGATTTGTCAGTAAACGAGGACGCTTTCCTTGCTCTCGCATACAATCTAACGGGAATAAAAT ataTAAAGCCCATTGGCTGGTACTCTTATTTGAACCAAAAGACTCGTGAATTGATATTACAATCATGTA ATATACCGTTCATTGGCTGGGTGATACGacaaatattcaatttaatactCGCAGTGTCTTACTGGATACTAGAATATCATCCACTGATACCAATGTTAGCATTTGGGAGAAATAATGCACAACTTTGTCTGtattcaaaaaattaa